Within the Sarcophilus harrisii chromosome 2, mSarHar1.11, whole genome shotgun sequence genome, the region agagaggggaaaaaaaaatcttccttggaggggggtgagggggagaCGCGCTCCATTGTCAGGAATACTAGCTGGTGAACAGCAGCTCTGCAGGGCTTCCATCATATTTTCCCCTGGTTAACTTAATCTCACTCGCCACAGAATCAATTTCAGCACCTTCCATATAGCCACTGGCGAATTTTGGGGTCATCAGTTAAGCCTCTTcaccattgatttttttttttctctcctttctcccttctctcccctcctcccctcaatTGTTTCTTATTAACTCTTCCAGGTGGCAGCCGGCTGGGCAGGGCGGCTTCCCGGTTTATATACATCATTTTATATACATGCTCGCTCAAATGGCTGCTTCTATGATATTACAAGCTCTTACAAACAGCTAAACTTccctttgttttcagttttgtttgagGGTGTTTCTTTGGGATTTTGAAGAGGTGGGAATGTTTATAGGTTCCCCTCACCCCAAGACACACACCCCTTAAATTCAAGCCTAGCATTTCTGCAGTCATCAGGGACGCACTAGCTTTAACCCTttaaagagggagggggaaagagaccTCTTCTCACACTTGTCCGAGACTCAAGGAAGGGTGGGTGGGGAGGAGCCTTGAGACTTCCTCCTAGGGAaccaaattttattctttctttggcaATATGAACCAGTTTTCACATAGTACCCCAGACACGAGTCTGGAGCGGTTGCTGAAGGGGGACTGAGGGAGACGCAGGAGCCCCAAAAGGAAGAGTATTGTAGGCATACTGTAAATCAAAGGCAAGAAGGCTTTCGTTTTTACTTACGAAATTTGGGGCTGGTGCTAGTTTCTGGTGTGATGGTggtagaggaagaggaagaggaagaggaggaggaggaggaggaggaagaatccTGAAAGGGAGACAGGGTCCAGGAGGGAGTTGAGTCGTGGAGGTAGGAGGAGGTAGCGTATGCCGCAGTGGGCCAAGAGGGCATTGGCTGGGTACTGGGTGCCCCTGGCAGGGGTGGGCGGGAACCCTGCGTGCTGCTGCTGAAGAAGGGGACCGTGGTGGAGAGTACTGTCGGGGGGGCTGCGGTGTGCCGCACCGTTGTGGAGCGGGGGCTGGCCCGGATGGGCACCCGGTGCCCGGGAAAGCGAGTGGGCGCCCGAGTGATGGTGGTCAGACGAGTGCTAATCCGGTTGGGCGTCCTGGAGGAGGCGGTGCCGGAGGACGGGGTagaggtggaggtggaggtggtGGTCGTGGTCGTGGTGGTCTCCATGCCCTTAGGGAAAGAGCTGGgcttggaaaggaaaaaggggtcCTGGCCGATCCCCTTGGAGTCCACCAAGTCGGTGGGCACGTACTCCTTGACGGAACCCACCACGATCCATTTAAGGAGCATGAGGCTGAGCCCCAGGCCGATGAAGCCGATGAACAGGGGCACCACGCAAAGCCAAGTCTGCTGCCGGTTCCATACAATGCAGTTGCTACAGCGTAACTCCCGGGGGGGCTCGGCCGCCCCTTCCCCGTCCGGGCCCCCGCCCGCCGCCGCTGCTGCCCCTTCctcggcggcggcagcggcggcggccgCTGTGGCAGCGGCGGCAGAAGCGGCACCAGGTGGGGAGGCACCGCTCGCCCCTTCACTCATCCTAGGAGCCTTTTCACCTTCGCCCCCCGCGGGGAAGCCAGAGAGACATCAGGGACCCGGAGCCGGCGGGCggaaaacagcagcagcagcggcggcggcggcagcagcagcagcagtagcatgCGAATCTTCGCCCTTCCcccactctccctcccccccccccccccctaaaaaaagggagagagacagcgAGAGGGGAAGGAGGCGcggaaagaaaggggggaggggagggaggaaaggagtaaggggaaaaaaaaacccttccccCCCAAATCACCAGTCTTCCAGGCTTGAAGTCAGTTAATCCCGGGGCATTGGTCCTTTCCCAAAATGAGCTCTCCTCCTGTGTTGGCCCCCGAGCATCTGCCGAATCAGCCCCGTCACCATGCTGTCTCCATCCACACACAGGAGCCTTTCCAACATCCTCCTCCTTTGCCCCTCGGCGCTCCCCGGGGTTCTTCGCTCACAACCCTCACCACCACCcgtctccctcctctcccctccctttctcttttttttttcccctttcccccttttcttcctttgattcCTTGCAAGTTACAGAATTCAACCTTCTGGATTATTTACGATCCCGACCATCCGGATGGAGAAATATCAAGCCACATTCCAACACAGGGAGCTGGTCCCACTTTACGGGCGATTTTTCCGCCCAGCCTTCTTcagttctttccctctctttcctctcctccctcttctctctagcCTTGGTGCACTAGCATTCCTAGGCTGCTTCTTTGAGAGCGACGGAGCAGCGAAATGCACCTGTTATTCAGCGGTCCTGCAGCCAACCCTTGGACAGCACTTTAAGAGAGAGACCAATCCGAAAGCAGAGCGGAGGGAGAGGAGACCACagctttccctctctccttccctcttagCCAGAATCAGCACCAGCGCCAGGACCAACCTGACATCCGAACTCAAGCGAGCACTTTCTCCGGCATCAGTAGtccaaggaaaatagaaaatagagtcATATTAAAGCCGGATATccgagaaaaggaaaaaaaaataaaatccacaatttttttttttaaagcacaccCTGTAGATGCCCAaactagctattttttttttttttttttttttttttttttaaggagtgagggaaagaaaatatttgtagtcACTGGatagagagagaagcagaaggcAGCTTTTGCCAACCTTGCAGCTCCCCCGATTCAATTGTGTATTCCTAGTGCAGAGTCAAAGGAAGCAGGCTGGGTTTCAGGAAAAGTGTAGCGCCTCCCACCAAAGCCTAATGGTGGTTTCTTAATGCGCATAAGATAAATAAATGATCCAAGCAAGCCTCAACGCCCCGTTACCCCCCGAGGAAGTGGATGGCAAAATCCGTTTTTCGACGGCTTCGGAGCCCATCTCGGGTGCTAATCCAATAGGATTTCATCTGAAGCTGGAGGGAATGTGCATTTGTGACTGACTGTGTGTCTGCGGATGCGTGTGGCAGCCTACGCACCCAAGTGTGGTTTACAGGGAGACAGATACCTTCACACAGGATTTCCTGCAAGAGATATAATGGGACAGCCTTCTTTCTACAGTACTTGCAAAAAAAGTACCTAAACCAAGTGGGTTATAAAGCAGCATCGCTCAAAGAAGTTTCCCtcctcttctgtttttctcttaaatatgcagtatatatgtgtatgtgtatatattatacatatatgtatatgtgtatatgtatacatacacgtGTTTTTCTGTGTATGCACACACAATTTTTAATAATTGTGCTTCTCAAAAtatctccttaaaaaataaaaacgtAAGATTGTGGTTTAGAGATCCTTCCTcctcataaaaaaaaatgatgtaagaAAGGGggtcaaatagaaaaatgaggcaaaggaaataaCCCTTAGAACCCTacaaatattattgaaattagaACCAGCAGTAGCTGAAATTCTAGTTAACTCCATACTCGTTTACATTATAGCAGGAAGGAGAAAGGATTGGGGTGAGACCTTTGATTTTCTTCCCTATGAATCTCGGGGGTAAGGAGAATTCCTCTACCAATTCAAAGTGACACCTTCTCGGAAACCTCTACTCCTTGAGAATCGCCTATTGGGCAAACATGTTGAGAGTTTTCCCCAAGGTCATAAAGTCAGTTGTTTCAGAAATAGTATTTAAATACAGATCTTCCTGGCTTAGTGGCCAGCTCTGAACTacacagaggcaaaaaaaaaaaaaaaaaaaaaaaaaaaaaaaaaaaaaaaaaaaaaaatcagaatacttcataaatgcttgccACTGCAAAGCGTTGTTCTCCACATTCTACCCCCAATTCCATTCTTCTTAAGACC harbors:
- the NRG3 gene encoding pro-neuregulin-3, membrane-bound isoform isoform X1, with the translated sequence MSEGASGASPPGAASAAAATAAAAAAAAEEGAAAAAGGGPDGEGAAEPPRELRCSNCIVWNRQQTWLCVVPLFIGFIGLGLSLMLLKWIVVGSVKEYVPTDLVDSKGIGQDPFFLSKPSSFPKGMETTTTTTTTSTSTSTPSSGTASSRTPNRISTRLTTITRAPTRFPGHRVPIRASPRSTTVRHTAAPPTVLSTTVPFFSSSTQGSRPPLPGAPSTQPMPSWPTAAYATSSYLHDSTPSWTLSPFQDSSSSSSSSSSSSSSSTTITPETSTSPKFHTTTYSTERSEHFKPCKDKDLAYCLNEGECFVIETLTGSHKHCRCKEGYQGVRCDQFLPKTDSILSDPSTSNVLFCFVLFFNSSSYVYNAHKEQLYSMTQNAR
- the NRG3 gene encoding pro-neuregulin-3, membrane-bound isoform isoform X2, whose translation is MSEGASGASPPGAASAAAATAAAAAAAAEEGAAAAAGGGPDGEGAAEPPRELRCSNCIVWNRQQTWLCVVPLFIGFIGLGLSLMLLKWIVVGSVKEYVPTDLVDSKGIGQDPFFLSKPSSFPKGMETTTTTTTTSTSTSTPSSGTASSRTPNRISTRLTTITRAPTRFPGHRVPIRASPRSTTVRHTAAPPTVLSTTVPFFSSSTQGSRPPLPGAPSTQPMPSWPTAAYATSSYLHDSTPSWTLSPFQDSSSSSSSSSSSSSSSTTITPETSTSPKFHTTTYSTERSEHFKPCKDKDLAYCLNEGECFVIETLTGSHKHCR